One part of the Parabacteroides distasonis ATCC 8503 genome encodes these proteins:
- a CDS encoding serine O-acetyltransferase: MDIQRHSSVLGDTVEKLSDEASYKQLFHAYRDEEALPSGEVLKEIIDLCRAILFPGYYGNARISKQTIRFHTGVNVETLHSLLSKQVYAGLCFADTSCVTCPEEKISAEAEAISEAFISTLPEIRGLLATDVEATFNGDPAAQNLGEVIFCYPGFRAIGNYRIAHQLYKLGVPYIPRMITEMAHSETGIDIHPGAKIGHHFSIDHGTGTVIGETSVIGNYVRIFQGVSLAGEKLPPDENGNAIRGVARHPILEDHVTVYSNSTLIGKIRIGGGATICGNVWIAEDVPAGSTVTQLKIEN, encoded by the coding sequence ATGGATATACAGAGGCATAGTAGCGTATTGGGCGATACGGTGGAGAAGCTGTCGGATGAGGCATCGTATAAACAATTGTTCCATGCGTACAGGGATGAGGAGGCGCTGCCCTCGGGCGAGGTGCTGAAAGAGATCATCGATCTATGCCGTGCGATCCTGTTCCCCGGTTATTATGGGAATGCCCGTATCAGTAAACAGACGATCCGTTTTCATACGGGCGTAAATGTTGAGACTCTTCATTCTTTATTATCCAAGCAGGTTTATGCGGGACTTTGTTTTGCGGATACATCTTGCGTGACTTGCCCGGAAGAAAAGATCTCCGCTGAGGCAGAGGCTATTTCGGAGGCTTTCATCTCTACGCTTCCGGAGATTCGCGGTCTGCTGGCTACGGATGTGGAGGCGACTTTCAATGGCGATCCCGCCGCTCAAAATCTAGGTGAGGTCATATTTTGTTATCCCGGTTTCCGGGCGATCGGTAATTACCGGATCGCCCATCAATTGTATAAGCTCGGGGTTCCTTATATTCCTCGTATGATTACGGAGATGGCACATTCCGAGACCGGTATCGATATCCATCCGGGCGCGAAGATCGGTCATCATTTCTCGATAGACCACGGGACGGGTACGGTGATCGGCGAGACGAGCGTGATCGGCAATTACGTCCGAATCTTTCAGGGCGTCAGCTTGGCGGGAGAGAAACTTCCCCCCGATGAGAACGGTAACGCTATCCGTGGCGTAGCCCGTCATCCTATCTTGGAAGATCATGTGACAGTATATTCTAATTCCACCTTAATCGGTAAAATCCGGATTGGCGGAGGGGCTACGATATGTGGTAACGTCTGGATAGCGGAGGATGTACCGGCAGGGAGTACGGTTACACAATTGAAAATTGAGAATTGA
- a CDS encoding THUMP domain-containing class I SAM-dependent RNA methyltransferase, which translates to MSETFEMVAKTLYGLEEILAEELLALGANDLQIGRRMVSFTGDKELLYKANFHCRTALRILKPIYHFKAKDADTVYKEVKKVEWEKYLSLDKTFAIDSVIYSEDFNHSKFVAYRTKDAIVDYFIEKFKKRPSVRVNNPDLYINIHISHNDCTLSIDSSGESLHKRGYRVDQTEAPLNEVLAAGMILKTGWKGESNFVDPMCGSGTLLIEAAMIALNIAPGIHRKEFAFQKWVDYDEELFDRIYNDESGEREFAFHCYGSDISQAAIDIALENIRSAGLMKYIDLKVKPFQQYTEAPKPGILVTNPPYGERISSRDLLGLYNMIGERLKHVFMGYKAWILSYKDECFDKIGLRPSEKIKLMNGSLECEYRCYELFEGTNKDFKKALNEDGEERPRRSEGSFERRGNDRPNFRTGRVDRPERRFAAAHSEDDEERFASIPGKRIFGEDRGEDRPVRKKFVDAPVRKPIKPKGERPVKMRYRDEDDRKKGFGDHKRDGKRPFSKPIKPIKRRGYDDYED; encoded by the coding sequence ATGAGCGAGACATTTGAAATGGTGGCCAAAACCCTATACGGGTTGGAAGAGATCTTGGCCGAGGAGTTATTAGCTTTAGGTGCCAACGACTTGCAGATCGGTCGTCGTATGGTTTCCTTTACGGGTGATAAGGAATTGCTTTATAAAGCGAATTTCCACTGCCGTACTGCCCTGCGCATTCTGAAACCGATTTATCATTTCAAGGCCAAAGATGCTGATACCGTTTATAAAGAGGTGAAAAAGGTAGAGTGGGAGAAGTATTTGTCGCTGGACAAGACGTTCGCGATCGACTCGGTGATCTATTCCGAGGATTTCAATCACTCGAAGTTTGTCGCTTACCGTACGAAAGACGCTATCGTGGATTATTTCATCGAGAAGTTCAAGAAGCGTCCGTCCGTTCGTGTCAATAACCCGGACTTATATATCAATATCCATATTTCGCATAACGATTGTACCTTATCTATCGATAGCTCCGGCGAGTCTTTGCACAAGCGTGGTTATCGGGTGGATCAAACGGAAGCTCCGTTGAATGAGGTGTTGGCTGCCGGCATGATCCTAAAAACCGGTTGGAAAGGAGAATCTAATTTCGTAGATCCGATGTGTGGTTCCGGTACATTGTTGATCGAGGCTGCCATGATCGCCTTGAATATCGCTCCGGGTATCCATCGGAAAGAGTTCGCTTTCCAGAAATGGGTGGACTATGATGAGGAATTGTTCGATCGTATTTATAATGATGAGAGCGGGGAGCGTGAGTTCGCTTTCCATTGCTATGGCTCCGATATTTCCCAAGCCGCTATCGATATCGCCTTGGAGAATATCCGTAGCGCTGGCTTGATGAAATATATCGATCTGAAGGTGAAACCGTTCCAACAATATACAGAGGCTCCGAAGCCAGGTATATTGGTGACGAACCCACCTTATGGAGAGCGTATATCATCTCGTGATCTATTGGGATTGTATAATATGATCGGCGAGCGTTTGAAACATGTGTTCATGGGATATAAGGCTTGGATTTTGAGCTATAAAGATGAATGTTTCGATAAGATCGGCTTGCGCCCGAGCGAGAAGATCAAATTGATGAACGGTTCCTTGGAGTGCGAATACCGTTGCTATGAGTTATTTGAGGGAACCAATAAGGACTTCAAAAAGGCATTGAATGAGGATGGAGAGGAGCGTCCGCGCAGATCGGAAGGCTCTTTCGAGCGTAGAGGCAATGATCGTCCAAACTTCCGTACGGGTCGTGTGGATCGTCCGGAGCGTCGTTTCGCCGCTGCTCATAGCGAGGATGATGAGGAGCGTTTCGCTTCCATTCCGGGGAAACGTATCTTTGGAGAGGATCGGGGAGAGGATCGTCCGGTCCGCAAGAAATTCGTGGATGCCCCGGTTCGTAAGCCGATCAAGCCAAAAGGAGAACGTCCTGTGAAAATGCGTTATCGGGATGAGGATGACCGTAAGAAAGGGTTTGGCGATCATAAGCGGGATGGAAAGCGCCCGTTTAGCAAACCTATAAAGCCTATAAAACGGAGAGGGTATGATGATTATGAGGATTAA